The following is a genomic window from Treponema pallidum subsp. pallidum str. Nichols.
CTTTCGCGTCACTACTTTTGATCCCGTGCGTATTGCGCGCGAAGCACACGCAGCGGGCGCGGCAGGCAACCCCTACGCACTCACGTACGCGGACGACTTTTTTGGTAAGGCAGCGCGCCTAACCGTTTCGGGCCAACTGCAGGGGGAAGCATATGCGCTTGCCCTCACGCGCATCTACACCTTCGGCCCTACTTTTCGCGCAGAGAACTCAAATACTAGCCGCCATCTTTCTGAGTTCTGGATGGTGGAGCCGGAAATCGCCTTTGCACGCATCACTGACTGCATGGACGTGGCAGAGGAGTTTTTGGCGTACCTGCTACGCGCAGCACTCAAGGACTGCGCGCAGGATATAGCCTTCCTTGACGAGCGCGCAGCGCAGCATGCGCGAAGCGCGCGGGGCGACACACCCCTTGCCGCGCGCAGCACAGCGCGCACACCGCCAGTGCGGACGCCAGGGCAGCTGACGCGCATGCTCGAAGACGTCGCCCGCGCGCCTGCCACGCGCCTGACATACACAGAGGCAATTAAACTACTGGAGAACAGTGGGCGCTCCTTTGAGTTCCCCGTACGCTGGGGATGCGATTTACAAAGCGAGCACGAGTGTTTTTTAACAGAAGAGGTGTTCCACGGCCCGGTGATTGTCTATGACTACCCAAAGGAAATCAAGGCCTTCTACATGAAGCTCAATGCCGACGGCACAACGGTGCGTTCCATGGACCTGCTAGTTCCGGGATTAGGGGAGATTATGGGAGGCTCGGAGCGCGAGGAACAGTTTGAAGTACTCTGTGCTCGCATCCGTGCCAGCGGTTTTGACCCTCACGACTATCGCTGGTACACCGATCTCCGTCGCTTTGGTACCGCGCCCCATGCAGGTTTTGGACTCGGCTTCGAGCGCTTGCTGCAGTACGTCACCGGGCTTGGGAATATTCGGGATGTTATTCCGTTTCCTCGTACGCCGCGCACTGCGGACTTTTAGGATGGAGCCATGAAAGGAGTACGCTGTCCCTGTCTTTATGCCTGCAGGGTGTTGTACTCTCAAAGCAAAATCCGGCGGCGACGCACGCTGCTGTCTCCGTCGGCGGCTGTGCGCTCCTCCTGCCATGATCCCCCTGGACACTCAGCAGGGAGGCGTGTCAGGTCAGTTGGCACGTGGGCGCTCCTCTTTATGTCGTCCGCAGCAGGACTGTGTGCAGAAACCAGACTGCACACCTTAGCAAGTACGCCGCGGATTTCAGGCTTTGCCCGGTTGCAGTGGGGTATCACGCTCCCCTACGACCCCGCAGTAGGTCCGCCGCCTCCCGTGCCGCCCCGCGAGAATGGAGATGGCGACGACAGAGATGTGGTGAACGTACAGATACAGGGAAATGGAGCGCAGGGACAGGAAGTAGAAGAGAGTGAGAAGGAAAAAGCGCGCATTCGTCAGATAACGCACGGGTTCCGCAGTACCACACACTTGTGTGTAACTGTTCCGTTGTTTTTAAAAAGTGACCGCATAAGGCGCGCAGGTACATTATCTGACGGTGGCTTGTGGACTGAAATTTCTATCAAGGATTTGGAGGTAAATTTTCAGACCAAAAAGCCTGGTGAGCCTTTTACCCTAGTCACAGAAGAAACCGCTATTGAAGCGACGCTACACTGCTTTGGTGCGTATATGACGATCGGCACCGCTCCCCTCTTTCGCGCCAATTTTGCCCAACTGTGGAAACCTTTTCTTGCAGACCTCTACAAGGAAGAGGAGGTGCGGTTTGCGCCAGGGTTCGATGGCATCGGCGGCAGGCTCGGCTACCGTGCACAGAACGTAGGCTCAAGTGGAGTGAGCTTGGATATTTGCTTTCTTTCCTTTGCCTCAAATGGTTCCTGGGACGCGCCTGCCCCTGCTCCTGCTCCCCCTGGAGGTGCGGCGGAAGAGGCTCTGCATAGCAAGTATGGTTTCGGGGCAGACGCGACGCTCAGCTATGCGCCGTGGAAACGCGAGTTAGTACGGGCAGAAGTGGCAGCCAGCGCGACACTGGGAAAAGGCTATAAAAGGGTCAGCCATAAACAGAAAAGGCACTATAGGCAGAATGACGTCCTGTGGAATGCAGGCGCGCGCATAACGCTCACTCCTCTTTCGGACTTCAAGGTGGTGTTGGCTCTGGACATGGGTAACCATTATGCAGGTCGGAAAACGCTCGACTATCTTGCCCCGATCCTTATCGATATGGAAAAAACCAAGGTCACCCCCGGAGGGCCGGTGGCGTATGCCATTGCACAGCGCGTGTTGCAGCTGCCTGAGTACGCGCAGAAGCTCGATAGTGTCAAGAACGGAATGTCCGCTAACGGATCCTCTGTGCGGGATATTGCAACCAAAATCGTACAAGCAGAACAGACGAACCCGACAGTTAGTTCAAACCCCTTGCTTGCAGCGCTGTTGACAGTGCTCTGGCAACAAGCGCTGGACACCTACGCGCTCGATGCACTCCTGACTCTGCAATGGCGCTGGTTTGCCTGCGGCGTGTACGTGGCCACTGCTCCTGCAAGCGTGTTTGGGGCCATGGTCTTTCCTACGTATGGGAGCACACACACGGACGGCGGCGGCTTTCTGCGGGTAGAAACCAAAGCGGGAGACGCGTATACACACCTTATAGACGGACTGGAAGCAGGGATGGACGTGCGGTGCTATATCCCGCTTACCCACGGCCTGTACATAGACAATGGAAAAGGATACTACGTCTCTCCAATGGGTGTGTGGAAACTCCCTGACACCCATATCAACTTGCCCGTTATGGGGAAGGTGTGGGCGCGCTACCTTATTCCGCTTGGCGAAACTGCATGGCTTAAACCTTCGCTTGCCGTATACGGCACCACGAATCGCTTCAACTATAATCTTAAGACAGAAAATCTAGTTCATGAGCGTTGCGTGCAGTACCAGGTGGGCCTGACGCTCTCTCCCATTGAAAAAGTGACGCTTCACGCACAGTGGGAGCAGGGACAGTTGGAACCAACGCCCTACATGGTTATTACGGAAACCGTTACTTCCCGTAGGTATTTTGGCACCTTCGTGTGCGGAATGACTATTAACTGGTAGAACGCCAAGGTAGGACATACACTGCGCACGGTATTAAACCTGTATGTGTTTCCTGTGCAGGATGCGTGGTCTCTTTCCCTTGCAACATACATTCGAATGTACGTATACTCCTGCTCAGTTTACTCCTTGCAGGAGCCGCTCATGCCCACACTCCTCGATATCCGCGACCTGTGTATGTCCATTGCGGATAGGCCCATCCTCAAAAGTCTCAACCTAACCCTGAATACCGGCGAGGTGCACGCCGTCATGGGACCGAACGGTGCAGGCAAGTCCACTCTTGCAGGCACCATCGTGGGAAATCCCCACTGCACTATCGAACGTGGGGAAATTTATTTTCAAGGGCAGTGTATCAACGACGTGCCTGTGTACGAGCGCGCTCGGCGGGGTATTTTTCTCTCGTTCCAAACTCCTGAGGAAGTCCCCGGTCTTTCGGTCGAGGAGTTTCTCCGCGCGGCAAAAGAGGCGGTTCTTGGTACTAAAGTTTCCGTGCTCGACTTTCACACGCAGTTGCGTGCGAAGCTTGCTCGCTTGCGCATCAGTGAGGCGTACGCCTCGCGCGGCCTGAATGTAGGATTCTCTGGGGGAGAGAAAAAAAAGAACGAAATACTTCAGCTCGCTGTTCTTGAGCCCAAACTGGCCATACTTGACGAGACGGATTCAGGACTTGATGTTGACGCTACGCGCATTGTCTTCGAGGGCATTGACGATATCCGTACGCCCGATATGGGATTCCTGATCATCACCCATCACCGAGAAGTTCTCGAGTACATTAAGCCTGACGTGGTGCACATCCTCGTCGACGGTACCATCGTGAAGACCGGTGACGTGAGTTTGGTGCACTACGTGGTTGAACACGGTTACGCTGACTTTGCCACGCCCCGTGCAGGCGAACAAGGAGGCACGCCCGTTTCTCCGGAATAGAAAAAGTAAGTTATCCTTTTGTGGAGGCGCGCTGCCCCCACGCCAGCAGACCGCATATCCACCGCTTAGAGGAAGCGCGTATGAATACACAGCAACAGAGACAGCTTTTACAGCCGCGCAGGCGAACGTACGTATCGGACATCAAGCGAGGTATTTACGATGTAAAAGACGCCGTTACCTACACCTACTCAACCGGTAAGGGTTTGAACGCTCAGGTTGTAGAGAAAATTTCGCGTCGCAAGCGGGAGCCACAGTGGATGCTCGACTTGCGTCTCAGATCCTTGCGCTATTTTATGAAGCGACCCATGCCAGAGTGGGGCGCGGATATCTCTGACCTTGATATCCAAGAGATTGTCCACTACATTGTCTCCGATTTTAAGCCAATCGCAGAAAGTTGGGATGACGTCCCAGAGGAGATAAAGAAGACTTTTGATCGCCTCGGTATTCCTGAGGCGGAGCGAAGATCCCTTGCAGGAGTAGGAGCGCAGTACGACTCAGAGGTGGTGTACCACAACCTCCGGGCAGACTTAGAACAACAGGGAGTGGTGTACCTCGACATGGAGTCTGCCGTGCACAAGCACGAAGACATTGTCCGCGCGCACTTTATGCATCTGATTAAACCGAACGAGCACAAGTTTGCTGCACTGCACGGAGCGGTGTGGTCAGGCGGGTCGTTCGTGTATGTGCCCAAAGGGGTGCAGGTGGACTTACCCCTGCAGTCCTACTTCCGCTTGAATGCAAATCAATCCGGGCAATTTGAGCACACGCTCATCATTGTGGATGAAGGCGCATCCCTCCACTTCATCGAAGGGTGTAGCGCGCCGAAGTACTACAAAAATGCGTTGCACGCAGGCGCCGTGGAGCTGTACGTAAAAAAGAACGCGCGCCTACGCTATTCCACCATAGAAAACTGGTCACGAAACCTGTACAACCTCAATACCAAGCGCGCCATTGTGGACGAAGACGGCGTCATCGAGTGGATCTCAGGCTCCTTTGGTTCCCGCGTCACGATGTTATATCCGATGAGTATCCTCAGAGGAGATCGCTCGCGCAGCGAGTTCACCGGCATCACTTTTGCTTCTGCAGGACAGTACCTCGATACTGGAACAAAAACAGTGCACCTGGGCAGGAACACGGTATCGGAGGTACATGCTCGATCCATATCAAAGAATGGCGGAACGGCAAACTACCGCGGGTTGCTTTCCATCGGTCCAAAGGCTGACGGGGCAAAAGCGGTCGCTGAGTGCGAGTCCCTCATGCTCGATAACCAGTCGCATACGGATACCATCCCCATCATTGATGTACGTACGGATAACGTTGATATCGGACATGAGGCAAAAATCGGCAGAATCAGTGACCGCGTCGTTTTTTATCTCATGCAGCGCGGGCTTGATGAGCAGACTGCCATCTCTCTTATCGTCAGAGGGTTCGTAGAACCCGTCTCAAAGGAATTGCCTCTTGAGTACGCCGTTGAACTGAATAACCTTATTTCCATTGAACTTGAGGGAGCGATCGGCTAACTCCCTTCCTGAGGGCGCACAGCAGTATGAAAAAAAGGGAATTTTTTAAACGGCTCGGGTATCACGCGCAGGACGTTGCTTCTCAGCCTTTTTCCAGAACACAGGTTACTTCTAGCTCAGCGCTTGTGCGCTCATCATCCATAGAGCATTTTCTTTGCACCGAGCCAGAAAGGGCGGCGCGCGCGTTTGACTTTCGCACACGCGATCGTCAGCGCCACTGCGGTCTGGGGGAAGCGTATGTACAAGAAGTAAAGGAAAAACGAAATGCAGGGGTGTATCTGAGTGTGCCGCGCACATCTGAGACGGTGCATGTACTCATCCGTTTTACCATGGACACGCATAACCGCGTGCTATACGATCAGACCTTTCTTGATATACAGGAAGGGGCGCGCGTAAAAGTCCTCGTCTGTGTGGACGCGCAGGGGTATACCCCACAGGATGCTCCCGCACTCGTCGGTCCGCAAGCGCTTGAGCGTGCTCCGTTCAGGAATGGTTTGGTAAGCGTGCAGGTGGGGCGTGGCGCATCGGTAGAGTTAATCAAAGTACAGAACACGCACCCTACGGCTGTGAACTTTGAAACGGTACACCTACACGCACAGGAAAGCGCGCAGGTGCGCTGCTACGACGTACAAATAGGTGCACAGATCTCAGGTGTTTCCAACTCCGCCTTCCTTCGGGACGAGTGGGCACGTGTGGAAATTCACCCACTGTATTTCATTGATAAAGCGCGGCGTATGGATCTTGAACATAACCTCATCGTGGAAGGAAAAAATTCACACGCGCACATCTGCGCCTGTGGGGTGGTAAAAGACGGTGCACGCAAAACGTTCCGTGGAAATATTTTTTTGCACCGCGGGTGTAGCCATTCTGTAGCACGGTTCTCAGACCGTACCATTTTGCTTGACAGAACTGCCGTGGGGGTTAGCATCCCCACTATCTTTTGTGACGAAGACGACGTTGTCGGGGAACACGCAGCCAGTTTTGAAACTATCGGCAGCGATGTGCTCTACTACCTTATGTCGCGCGGTCTTGATGAGTACGGTGCCAAGCGCCTCATCATAGAAGCTGCGTTTAAACCCGTATTCGCCCTCATCGATGACGCTCACATCCGCGAGACACTCGTACGTAATTTTGACGAGAGCCTCGATCGCGCACATAGGAAGCGCAAGGCATGAGCGGCCCCAATTATAAAGCAGACTTTCCCCTGCTGTTGCGCAGTCCCCGCGTCCACTACCTAGACAGCGCGGCCACAACCCAACGCCCTGCGCCGGTGCTAGAGCGCGTTATGCACTACCACACCCATCTGAATGGGAACGCAGGCAGAGGCTCCCATGAACTTGCAGTTGAATCAGCGCTCCTTATAGAAAACACCCGGAAGAAAACAGCGCAGTTTATCAACGCAGCGCCAACGCACGATATCGTTTTTACAAAGAGTTGCACCGAATCGCTCAACATCATCGCTCACTGTTACGCGCTGCCACGCCTGCGCGCAGGAGACGAGATCGTTCTTGCTATCTCCAATCATCACGCAAATATCGTACCGTGGCAGCACGTGTGCCGCTGCACAGGTGCAACGATACAGTGGCTGTATCCAGACGCCGAAGGAAATTTGGATATACAAGAAGCGCAGAAAAAGATACGAGCGTGCACTAAGATTGTGTCCTTCTCTGCCGTTGTCAATGCCACCGGCGCGGTAAATCCTGCACAGGAATTGACCGCACTTGCACACCAAGTCGGTGCAGTGGTGGTCATTGACGGAGCACAGGCTATGGTGCACGGCGTGCCAAATGTTGCAGATTTAGGCTGCGACTTCTTTGTTTTCTCCGGCCATAAGATGTTCTCTCTTTTTGGCGTCGGCGTATTGTGCGCACCGCACACGCTCCTGGAATCCATGCCTCCTTTTTTGTATGGGGGAGGCATGGTGGATTTTGTGACTGAACAGGAAAGTGTCTTTAAGGGTGCGCCGCATAAGTACGAGGGAGGTAGCGCGAATACTGCAGCTGTCGTGTCACTGTGTGCAGCGATTGAGTATTGCGAGTCCCTAGAGAGCAGCGCAGTCCGCGCGTCCGTACATGCGCTGGATGCTGCACTCCTTGCGCGGCTGGAGGAGCTTCCCTTCCTTGAAACGTACCATGCGCGCGCACGCGAGCGCCTAGGCATCATTGCATTCAACGTGAAGAACGTGCACTCGCACGATACTGCGCATATCTTGGGCGAAGAAGGCGTGATGGTTCGCAGCGGCGATCACTGTAGTAAGCCTTTCATGACGCACTTGAGCATTCAGTCCTGTTGCCGTGCAAGTTTCTGCATATACAATACCATGGAGGATGTAGAGGCGCTGACGCGTGCGTTGCACGCCGTGGGCAGGATTTTTCAATGCAGCTAGGCCAGTGCGCCTTCCTGGCATTCGCTGCCTTTCTCTAAGGAGATCTCCCTATGAACGCAGAAGCGATATACCGACAGGTGCTGCTCGAGTACGCACGCAAGCAGGAACACCGCAGGGTGTTAGAAGGGCCGGTAGGCATCGAGCGGGGTCATAATCCCAGTTGTGGCGATGACCTCACGCTCTTGATAAAGAGAGAAGGTGATCGCATCGCTGATGTAGCCTTTTTAGGTACCGGTTGTGCGGTGTCCACCGCTTCTACAAATATACTCATCGAACTGATCAAGGGTGCGTCAGTGGCGCAGGCGCAAAAAACGGTTGCGCTGTTCTTTCACATGATGGCACAGCAGTGCCTCACAGACCAGGAGCGGGCACACCTACAGGACGCGTGCATCCTCGCCTGTTTTGCATCCATGCCTGCGCGCATTAAGTGCGCAACCCTCAGCTGGCACAATGCAGATATTCTTTTGCACCACAAAAAGGATACAGACGCGTGAGTGCACTTGTGGAAAAAGCTATGCACGAGAGGAACACGACGACGAACACCCCATTAGACGTTACCGCGCAGAAATTGCTGGTTGCCCAGCGCAGCGTGGACACCCTCGTTCAAGAGGGGGTGCTGCACGCGCACATGAGTATTGGCCTTGGGACGGGCTCTACGGCAATGCCTGCGGTAAAACGCATCGCAGATCACCTTGCACGCGGCACTCTCTCTGACATAGCGGCAGTGCCCACTAGTTTTCAAACAGCGCTCATATGTGAGCGGTACAACATCCCCCTTTTTTCTCTCAGTTCAAAACGGATTGGGGGCAAACTGGATGTGACTATCGACGGCGCGGATGAAATTGACACCCAAAATTTTGTCATCAAAGGCGGTGGAGCTGCGCTTTTGCAAGAAAAGATCGCTGCATACAACAGCGCGCACTTTGTTATCATCGTAGACGAAACAAAGGTGGTAGAAACCTTAGGTACGCGCGCAGCGCTCCCTATCGAAGTGGTGCCTGAGGCCCGCATGAGCGTGATGCGCACGCTTCAGGATTGGGGGTTGTCCGTGCACATACGCGAAGCGGTAAGAAAAAAAGGACCGGTAGTGACTGACCACGGAAATTTTATTTTAGACGCGCGGTGGCAATCGCTCCCGACGCGCACCCCGCAAGACATGGAACGCGCGCTCAATGCACTGCCGGGGGTCATTGAAAATGGCTTGTTCACCGAGCGAACCGTACGCGTCTTTGTTGCGCACGCAGACGGTTCGGTAGAGGAGCGCTCGGCCTCCTTCTAAACGGGGCACGCTGAGCGCGCACCCGCTCAGGTGCGGAAGACCGGGCCAACGCGCAACGTATACGGGATGCGGAACTTAGCCAGCTTGGTGTCAACGCCAAACGAAACGGTAGCCGTCGCATCTATCCCCCAATGCGCGCCAAAGTAGTGCTGCACCCCCAGCTGCACCGGCACCGCGTAGTTCTGGCAAATCCCCGTGATGCCCAATTCCTCAGACTCAGCCCTAGCATCCTGACACTTCCGGCGCCTCAGCAGGCTCAGCACTGTCTTTGGAACGTACCACCCTCCATGTTCGAACGAACACACCGAACCCTCATTGGGGGCCTGGATGGTGATGTAATGGTAGCTGTCGTAGATGAGCGCAGTGCACTCAAAACCCGCCGCTACCGACAGATACGTATTTACCCCCCCCCGGCCTGAACGAATAACCGGCCAAACACTGACCACGGAACATCAGGCGGGTGAGCGCCGCGTCCACCGTCAGCTGGAGCAGAAAACCATTCTCCGCACGGAACGCCACATCGAGTCCCACCAGCGGCGTCTCCGGCGCATAACGGGGAGGTAAATACTCCATCTCCGTGTCATCGGGATCCCCACTTACCTCCTCTGCATCGGTCGCCTTAATACACAAGCCCCACAGGTCAGGACCGCCACGTGCGTCCCCATACGCCCCCAGCTTGGGAGAGACAGAAATACGCGCGGCCACGCACGGCAACGCACACCCGAGTAGCACCACTTTACCCAGACATTTTCTCCACATACCTTCACTCCTCCCCGCAATTCTTCGACAGGACCCGTTCCTCCCGGCGCCTCCCCTAGGTGCGGAAGACCGGGCCAACGCGCAACGTATACGGGATGCGGAACTTAGCCAGCTTGGTGTCAATGCCAAACGAAACGGTAGCCGTCGCGTCTATCCCCCAATGCGCGCCAAAGTAGTGCTGCACCCCCAGCTGCACCGGCACCGCATAGTTCTGACAGACCCCTTTAATACGCGACTCTTCGTGTATGGCGCCTACCTCCTTGGCAGTGCACGTTAGCACGCCAAGCAATGAACGTGGGCGGTGCCAGTTACCGGCTGAATAAGACGAGCTGCTCGGCTGCAGTAAGCCCTGCCCAAGAACCGAAAGAAAGTGCTGGCTATCGTAGATGAGCGCGGTGCACTCAAAACCCGCCGCTACCGACAGATGCGTACTACCTTCCCCCGGTCTGAACGAATAACCGGCCAAACACCGGCCGCAGAACATTAAACGCGTGAGTGCCGCGTCCACCGTCAGTTGGAGCAGGAAGCCATTTTCCGCACGGAACGCCACGTCCAGCCCCACCAACGGTGTCTCCGGCGCATAGCGCGGAGGCGCCTGGTTCTCTGTATCTGGCATTGTGGGAGCTTGTATGCAGATGCCCCACAGGTCAGAACCGCCGCGTGCGTCCCCGTACACCCCGAGCTTGGGGGAGAGAGAAACACGCGCCGCCACACCCGGCAACATACACCCGAGCACCATCACTTTACCCAGACGCTTCCCGCACATACCCCTGCAATCCCTCGCCTGTAAACTGAGCGCGCACAGCCCCACGGGGAAAACGCGCACCCCCACCGTACCCGTTCTCTGGCCCACACGACAACCCCTCACCAAACCACCTTCACCCCACAGATAAACGTGCCAAAGTAACGCTCAGACCACATACTCTCGGCAATACCCATGTAAGGAGCGTCAGCAAGCACCCCCTGTTCCCACTGGGCGCTGAGCTCCACCTTCTCGAAGGGACTGAACGTCAGTCCCACCTGGTACTGGAGCGCTCGTTCATTCAACAGGGTGTACGCGGGGTTAATAACGTTAAAGCGATTGGTTGTGCCGAGCACGGATGTATGCGGTGTAAGCCAGGCGTGGGAACCGAGGGGGATGCGATAGCTGCACCACGCCTTCCCCAAAATTGGCATATTGATAGTCCCAGGGGGCACAGCTCCATTCAGTTCGTACCCTCCGTTATTTCTGTAACGGATGTAGGTGAGGGGGATGTACACGCGTGCTTCGACGCCGGCGTTCAGGCCGGTGAGCAGGTGGGTGTAGGGGTCACCGCTTTTGGTTTCGAGTTTGAGGAATCCGGCAAAATCAAAATGCCAGGACCGCAGCGCAGGCAGCACGCGCTTACCAAATACATTGGTACCCGCCGTCGCCCCATACAGTCCAGCCGACACATAGGTCCACTGCGCCGTAAGCAGCGCATCAGCATTGAACCGGTCCAGCCGTGCACGCTCAAGCCAGGTTAGCAGCATGATAAGCACGATGTCCGACTGACTCGGCGCCACAATCTCCTGTAGTCTCTGCTCCGCCTGCGCCCTCTGGGGCAAGAGTTTTACCAACGCCATTTGGATAAACCGATCTCCACTATCAGTGGCAACCTTCGTCAGCGTAGAGACGAGCGTACCGTCCTGCAGCGTGAGGGCAAGCCCCACCCGCTCGAGAATCGAGGACTCCGCCATCTGTCCCAGCAAAAATTCAAGATACTTATCCTTTACACGGTATTGCTCCACCCTGAGGGCATCGAACGCGCTGTCAAACTTCTCCCGTGAGCTCCCCGTTGCCAGAAGGCGATTACCTGCATCGGCAGGGTCCTGGTGTTGGTTACCGGCGTCGAGGGCGAAGGAGAAGCGGAAGCCGGCGCCTGGTTCGAGGGTGAGTCGGCCTCCTACTCCCCACAGGAGTGCTGTTTTGTTTTCGTTCGTGGAGTCTTCGGTACCCTTACGGTAGTGCTGCTCCAGTGTGGCATTCCCTGCCAGCTCCAACGTAAGCAGCCGCTGACGGTCGACGCCATAGGAAAGCGTTGCATCGGCCCCGAAGCCATACTTGCTGTGCGTGGTGTCAGTACTATCCCAGGCACCATTGGAAAGGAAGGAGAGGAAACCGATGTCCACATCTACTCCGCTGTTTCCCACATTGTGGGCCTGGTAGCCGAGTTTTGCCCCGGAGCCGGAGAAACCAGGGGCATAGCGAGTGTCCTTTTCTGAATAGGCACGGGTGACAAAGGGTTTCCACAGCTGGGCAAAGTTAACCACACAGGAAGGACTGGTACCCACTGTCAGGTAGGCCCCATAACAGTGCAGGGTTGCCTGGAAGGAAGCGGTAGGTTTGGTAAAGGACAGGGCCGTTGAGCTTTTAGAAGACGCAAGCTCTACTGCCAGGTCCTTCAGCTGCAGCTGTGCCCACACCCCTGAGCGTGCCTCCCCTCGGCGGGTGTGGGTGTGCTTTGACACCAACGGCAGGGAAATAGTCAGACTATTGGTAGTGCGAAACCCATGGGTGTGCTTGCCCGGGCCAGTGCGTGGATTCTTCTGGAACGCAATGCCCCACTGGAGCTGGGCTGTGCCACTGACCTGCGGAGTGAGTACGCCTGCATAACCAGAAGCAGCACATACCATGCCCGCAAGTACCCCCGCTTGCATCACCTGCCTGCCCACTCACTCCCCCTCCTCTCACTTCTACCTCACCCCCCCCACCCGTCTAGCCGCGTGTGACTACCAGGAGAGGGTGACGCCGCACACGATGCGGCCGATTCCCTGGGTGAGGCACTCGGACACCAGCAGGTACGGGACATCAGAGAGCATACCCTGTTCCCAATCAAGGGAGAATACCGTCTTCTCTATGAGACTGGCTGAAATACCAGCACGCAGCTGTGCACAGTACTCCTTGGTTAGATAGGTAGCTCCTACTGCTCCACCTGCAGCAGGGGCATTCAGGTGTGCACGGTTGGTAGAGGCATGGACCGTAACGCTTGGCTTCACCCAGCCGTAATCCTGCAC
Proteins encoded in this region:
- the sufU gene encoding Fe-S cluster assembly sulfur transfer protein SufU gives rise to the protein MNAEAIYRQVLLEYARKQEHRRVLEGPVGIERGHNPSCGDDLTLLIKREGDRIADVAFLGTGCAVSTASTNILIELIKGASVAQAQKTVALFFHMMAQQCLTDQERAHLQDACILACFASMPARIKCATLSWHNADILLHHKKDTDA
- the rpiA gene encoding ribose-5-phosphate isomerase RpiA encodes the protein MHERNTTTNTPLDVTAQKLLVAQRSVDTLVQEGVLHAHMSIGLGTGSTAMPAVKRIADHLARGTLSDIAAVPTSFQTALICERYNIPLFSLSSKRIGGKLDVTIDGADEIDTQNFVIKGGGAALLQEKIAAYNSAHFVIIVDETKVVETLGTRAALPIEVVPEARMSVMRTLQDWGLSVHIREAVRKKGPVVTDHGNFILDARWQSLPTRTPQDMERALNALPGVIENGLFTERTVRVFVAHADGSVEERSASF
- a CDS encoding DUF2715 domain-containing protein, whose product is MQAPNEGSVCSFEHGGWYVPKTVLSLLRRRKCQDARAESEELGITGICQNYAVPVQLGVQHYFGAHWGIDATATVSFGVDTKLAKFRIPYTLRVGPVFRT
- a CDS encoding DUF2715 domain-containing protein, translated to MWRKCLGKVVLLGCALPCVAARISVSPKLGAYGDARGGPDLWGLCIKATDAEEVSGDPDDTEMEYLPPRYAPETPLVGLDVAFRAENGFLLQLTVDAALTRLMFRGQCLAGYSFRPGGGKYVSVGSGGF
- a CDS encoding DUF2715 domain-containing protein translates to MCGKRLGKVMVLGCMLPGVAARVSLSPKLGVYGDARGGSDLWGICIQAPTMPDTENQAPPRYAPETPLVGLDVAFRAENGFLLQLTVDAALTRLMFCGRCLAGYSFRPGEGSTHLSVAAGFECTALIYDSQHFLSVLGQGLLQPSSSSYSAGNWHRPRSLLGVLTCTAKEVGAIHEESRIKGVCQNYAVPVQLGVQHYFGAHWGIDATATVSFGIDTKLAKFRIPYTLRVGPVFRT
- a CDS encoding major outer sheath N-terminal domain-containing protein; amino-acid sequence: MGRQVMQAGVLAGMVCAASGYAGVLTPQVSGTAQLQWGIAFQKNPRTGPGKHTHGFRTTNSLTISLPLVSKHTHTRRGEARSGVWAQLQLKDLAVELASSKSSTALSFTKPTASFQATLHCYGAYLTVGTSPSCVVNFAQLWKPFVTRAYSEKDTRYAPGFSGSGAKLGYQAHNVGNSGVDVDIGFLSFLSNGAWDSTDTTHSKYGFGADATLSYGVDRQRLLTLELAGNATLEQHYRKGTEDSTNENKTALLWGVGGRLTLEPGAGFRFSFALDAGNQHQDPADAGNRLLATGSSREKFDSAFDALRVEQYRVKDKYLEFLLGQMAESSILERVGLALTLQDGTLVSTLTKVATDSGDRFIQMALVKLLPQRAQAEQRLQEIVAPSQSDIVLIMLLTWLERARLDRFNADALLTAQWTYVSAGLYGATAGTNVFGKRVLPALRSWHFDFAGFLKLETKSGDPYTHLLTGLNAGVEARVYIPLTYIRYRNNGGYELNGAVPPGTINMPILGKAWCSYRIPLGSHAWLTPHTSVLGTTNRFNVINPAYTLLNERALQYQVGLTFSPFEKVELSAQWEQGVLADAPYMGIAESMWSERYFGTFICGVKVVW